Proteins encoded in a region of the Cytobacillus pseudoceanisediminis genome:
- a CDS encoding ATP synthase subunit I, with the protein MPEIKVTFQRQRKYIFLLLSVYVLGWGFTPYQSIFLGLIFGTSLSLFNLWLISRKALQFGEAVERGEKVRSLGTVSRMATAVFAVMIALEYPDKLHLISVVFGLMTSYIVIMIDYFLQSFQLRK; encoded by the coding sequence ATGCCGGAAATCAAAGTAACTTTTCAAAGACAGCGAAAATACATATTCCTTTTGTTGTCTGTATACGTTCTCGGCTGGGGGTTTACACCTTATCAATCTATTTTTCTGGGCTTGATATTTGGTACAAGCTTAAGCCTGTTCAATTTGTGGCTGATTTCACGAAAGGCGCTGCAGTTTGGAGAGGCAGTCGAGAGAGGCGAGAAGGTGCGTTCACTTGGAACGGTATCCAGAATGGCTACAGCAGTATTTGCTGTGATGATCGCTCTGGAATATCCGGATAAGCTGCATCTGATCAGTGTGGTATTTGGATTAATGACATCCTATATTGTCATTATGATAGATTATTTTCTTCAATCTTTTCAATTACGTAAATAG
- a CDS encoding F0F1 ATP synthase subunit gamma, producing the protein MASLRDIKNRITSTKKTSQITKAMQMVSAAKMNKAEMNAKSFVPYMEKIQEVTASIALGSKDVSHPMLTSRPVKKTGYLVITSDRGLAGAYNSNVLRNVYQTIQKRHKSPDEYAIIAIGRVGRDFFKKRNMNVILDIVAVADQPAFAEIKDIASKTVGMFADETFDELYMYYSHYVSAIQQDVTEKKLLPLTDISSSKKLTSYEFEPSAEEILKVLLPQYAESLIYGALLDSKASEHAARMTAMQNATDNAKDLINSLSLSYNRARQAAITQEITEIVGGAAALE; encoded by the coding sequence GTGGCATCATTACGCGATATAAAAAATCGTATTACTTCTACGAAGAAAACGAGTCAAATTACAAAAGCAATGCAGATGGTATCAGCTGCGAAAATGAATAAGGCAGAAATGAATGCAAAGTCATTCGTGCCTTACATGGAGAAAATCCAGGAAGTTACGGCATCCATCGCTTTGGGAAGCAAAGATGTATCACATCCAATGCTGACCAGCCGCCCTGTCAAGAAAACTGGTTACCTGGTAATCACGTCTGACCGCGGACTTGCGGGAGCTTATAACAGTAACGTATTGCGAAATGTCTACCAGACGATTCAAAAGCGCCATAAATCACCTGATGAGTATGCAATCATTGCGATCGGACGTGTTGGCCGCGACTTTTTCAAAAAGCGCAATATGAACGTCATTCTGGATATCGTTGCCGTTGCAGACCAGCCAGCATTTGCTGAAATCAAAGATATTGCCAGCAAAACAGTTGGCATGTTTGCTGATGAGACATTTGATGAATTATATATGTACTACAGCCATTATGTCAGCGCGATTCAACAGGATGTAACAGAGAAGAAGCTTCTTCCGCTTACGGATATCTCCAGCTCGAAAAAGCTTACATCATATGAGTTTGAACCTTCCGCTGAAGAAATTTTAAAAGTATTGCTGCCTCAATACGCTGAAAGCTTAATCTACGGTGCGCTATTAGACAGTAAGGCAAGTGAGCATGCTGCAAGGATGACAGCGATGCAGAATGCAACGGATAATGCTAAAGATCTTATTAACTCATTAAGCTTAAGCTACAACCGTGCACGTCAGGCAGCCATCACGCAGGAAATTACCGAAATCGTCGGCGGAGCAGCCGCGTTAGAATAA
- a CDS encoding F0F1 ATP synthase subunit B, with translation MLTNSLVLGAAGGGFNGGDILYQLIMFIILLALLKKFAWGPLMGIMQQREEHIASEIQAAEESRTEAKKLLEEQRNLLKEARTEAQGLIENAKKQGDVQREEIIAAARTESERIKESAKLEIEQQKEQAVAAIREQVASLSVLIASKVIEKELSAADQEKLINEYIQEAGEKR, from the coding sequence GTGTTAACAAACAGTCTAGTATTAGGCGCTGCAGGCGGCGGTTTTAACGGCGGGGACATTTTGTACCAGCTGATCATGTTCATCATCTTGTTGGCATTGCTGAAAAAATTCGCGTGGGGTCCTTTAATGGGCATTATGCAGCAGCGTGAAGAGCACATTGCCAGTGAAATCCAAGCGGCAGAAGAAAGCCGTACAGAAGCAAAAAAACTTTTAGAAGAGCAAAGAAATCTTTTAAAAGAAGCACGTACAGAAGCACAGGGCCTTATCGAAAATGCGAAGAAACAAGGCGACGTGCAGCGTGAGGAAATCATTGCGGCTGCCCGCACTGAGTCTGAACGCATTAAGGAATCTGCTAAGCTTGAAATCGAGCAGCAGAAAGAACAGGCGGTTGCCGCTATCCGCGAGCAGGTCGCTTCATTGTCTGTCCTAATTGCTTCCAAGGTTATTGAGAAGGAATTAAGCGCAGCTGATCAAGAAAAGCTGATCAATGAATACATTCAAGAGGCAGGAGAAAAGCGATGA
- the ftsZ gene encoding cell division protein FtsZ, giving the protein MLEFDTNIDQYATIKVIGVGGGGNNAVNRMIEHGVEGVEFIAVNTDGQALNQSKAEVTMQIGATLTRGLGAGANPDVGRKAAEESESQLREVLKGADMVFVTAGMGGGTGTGAAPAIARIAREVGALTIGVVTRPFKFEGRKRAANADAGIEAMKKAVDTLIIIPNDRLLEIIDKKTPMLEAFMEADNVLRQGVQGISDLIAVPGLINLDFADVKTVMSHKGTALMGIGIATGEDRAAEAARKAISSPLLETSINGARGVIMNITGGANISLYEVQEAADIVASASDEEVNMIFGSVINDSLKEEILVTVIATGFNEQEELRAKPSSKPSAERDYAHTYQYAEEPSNRRPVREQREPIQEDYRVQADPQEESLDTPAFLRNRRRRY; this is encoded by the coding sequence ATGCTGGAGTTTGATACAAATATAGACCAATATGCTACGATCAAAGTCATCGGTGTCGGAGGCGGGGGAAACAACGCTGTAAACAGGATGATTGAACATGGAGTTGAGGGAGTAGAGTTTATTGCTGTTAATACAGATGGACAAGCTCTAAATCAATCAAAGGCAGAAGTAACCATGCAAATCGGCGCTACCTTAACGAGGGGCCTGGGAGCAGGGGCAAATCCTGATGTAGGCAGGAAGGCGGCTGAAGAAAGTGAAAGCCAGCTTCGTGAAGTATTGAAGGGTGCTGACATGGTATTCGTTACTGCCGGAATGGGCGGCGGAACTGGAACTGGTGCTGCTCCTGCCATTGCACGCATTGCCCGTGAAGTAGGCGCTCTGACAATTGGTGTGGTAACCCGCCCCTTCAAGTTCGAGGGCCGCAAGCGTGCAGCCAATGCAGATGCAGGCATTGAGGCAATGAAAAAAGCAGTCGATACGCTAATTATTATTCCAAATGATCGCTTATTAGAGATTATTGATAAGAAAACACCTATGCTTGAAGCGTTTATGGAAGCGGATAATGTCCTCCGCCAGGGAGTCCAGGGTATTTCTGATTTGATTGCCGTTCCTGGTTTAATCAATCTCGATTTTGCCGATGTTAAAACAGTTATGTCCCATAAAGGAACAGCCTTGATGGGGATTGGAATTGCCACAGGGGAAGACCGTGCGGCTGAAGCAGCCCGTAAAGCAATATCAAGTCCTTTATTAGAAACGTCCATTAATGGAGCCCGCGGCGTCATCATGAATATTACAGGCGGTGCTAATATCAGCTTATATGAAGTGCAAGAGGCTGCAGATATCGTCGCCTCCGCTTCAGACGAGGAAGTGAATATGATTTTTGGCTCGGTCATCAATGATTCCCTAAAGGAAGAAATACTTGTTACGGTTATTGCGACTGGCTTTAACGAGCAAGAGGAATTACGTGCCAAACCTAGTTCAAAACCATCAGCAGAAAGAGACTATGCTCATACATATCAGTATGCAGAAGAACCAAGCAATCGCCGGCCGGTTAGAGAACAAAGGGAACCGATTCAGGAAGATTACCGGGTGCAGGCTGACCCGCAAGAAGAGTCACTTGATACCCCGGCGTTCCTTAGAAACCGAAGAAGACGCTATTAA
- a CDS encoding NADH-quinone oxidoreductase subunit A yields MELWNLYQNNYLIVFVFLCLGVLLPVVALFLGKLLRPYKPYDTKYTTYESGIEPFHDSRVQFNVRYYIFALMFVIFDVETVFLYPWAVAYEKLGIFALIEMLIFVFMLVIGLVYAWKKKVLKWI; encoded by the coding sequence ATGGAGCTTTGGAATTTATATCAGAATAACTATTTGATAGTTTTTGTGTTTTTGTGCCTGGGAGTTTTACTGCCTGTGGTGGCTTTGTTTTTGGGAAAGCTTTTGCGGCCCTATAAGCCATATGATACGAAGTATACCACATATGAGAGCGGGATTGAGCCATTCCATGATTCGAGGGTGCAGTTCAATGTCCGCTATTATATTTTTGCCCTGATGTTTGTCATTTTTGATGTAGAGACGGTATTTTTGTATCCTTGGGCTGTGGCCTATGAGAAACTTGGTATTTTTGCATTGATTGAGATGCTGATTTTTGTATTTATGCTAGTAATTGGACTTGTTTATGCATGGAAAAAGAAGGTGCTGAAATGGATTTAA
- the atpD gene encoding F0F1 ATP synthase subunit beta, which yields MNKGRVLQVMGPVVDVKFESGQLPEIYNALTVTNPARNESEVDINLTLEVALHLGDDTVRTIAMSSTDGLQRGSEVVDTGASISVPVGDVTLGRVFNVLGESIDLDPAIPADARRDSIHREAPKFEQLSTEVEILETGIKVVDLLAPYIKGGKIGLFGGAGVGKTVLIQELINNIAQEHGGISVFAGVGERTREGNDLYHEMTDSGVIKKTAMVFGQMNEPPGARMRVALTGLTMAEFFRDDQGQDVLFFMDNIFRFTQAGSEVSALLGRMPSAVGYQPTLATEMGKLQERITSTNVGSVTSIQAIYVPADDYTDPAPATTFAHLDATTNLERKLSEMGIYPAVDPLASTSRALSPEIVGEEHYSVARQVQQTLQRYRELQDIIAILGMDELSDEDKLVVARARRIQFFLSQNFHVAEQFTGQPGSYVPVKETVKGFKDILEGKYDHLPEDAFRLVGRIEEVIESAKKMGVEV from the coding sequence ATGAACAAAGGACGCGTTCTTCAAGTTATGGGTCCGGTTGTTGACGTAAAGTTCGAAAGCGGCCAGCTTCCTGAGATCTATAATGCATTGACTGTTACAAATCCTGCGCGTAACGAATCTGAAGTTGACATCAACTTAACCCTTGAAGTTGCCCTTCATTTAGGTGATGATACAGTCCGTACCATTGCAATGTCTTCTACTGACGGCTTACAGCGCGGAAGTGAAGTTGTTGACACGGGTGCTTCAATCTCTGTACCAGTAGGTGATGTAACACTTGGACGTGTATTCAACGTACTTGGTGAATCAATCGACTTAGATCCTGCAATCCCTGCAGATGCCCGTCGTGATTCTATCCACAGAGAGGCTCCTAAGTTTGAGCAGCTTTCTACTGAAGTAGAAATTCTTGAAACTGGAATTAAGGTAGTAGACCTTCTTGCTCCATACATTAAAGGTGGTAAGATCGGTCTGTTCGGTGGTGCCGGTGTAGGTAAAACCGTATTAATCCAGGAATTGATCAATAACATCGCTCAGGAGCACGGCGGTATTTCCGTATTTGCCGGTGTAGGTGAGCGTACTCGTGAAGGTAATGACCTTTATCATGAAATGACAGATTCAGGCGTTATCAAGAAAACAGCGATGGTATTCGGTCAGATGAACGAGCCGCCAGGAGCGCGTATGCGTGTTGCCCTGACAGGTTTGACAATGGCAGAATTCTTCCGTGATGACCAGGGACAGGACGTTCTTTTCTTCATGGATAACATCTTCCGTTTCACACAGGCAGGTTCAGAGGTATCAGCCCTATTAGGCCGTATGCCATCTGCCGTTGGTTACCAGCCGACACTTGCAACTGAAATGGGTAAATTACAGGAACGTATCACATCTACTAACGTAGGTTCTGTTACTTCCATCCAGGCGATTTACGTACCAGCCGATGACTATACGGATCCGGCTCCGGCTACAACTTTCGCCCACTTAGATGCAACAACTAACCTTGAGCGTAAGCTTTCTGAGATGGGTATCTACCCAGCGGTGGATCCGCTCGCTTCCACTTCCCGTGCATTGTCACCGGAAATCGTTGGCGAAGAGCACTACTCAGTTGCACGCCAGGTGCAGCAGACATTACAGCGTTACAGAGAACTTCAGGATATCATCGCGATTCTTGGTATGGACGAGCTTTCTGATGAAGATAAGCTAGTCGTAGCACGTGCACGCCGTATCCAGTTCTTCTTATCACAAAACTTCCACGTCGCTGAGCAGTTTACTGGCCAGCCAGGTTCATACGTACCGGTTAAAGAAACTGTTAAAGGTTTCAAAGATATTCTTGAAGGAAAGTATGACCACCTGCCAGAAGATGCATTCCGACTTGTCGGCCGAATCGAAGAAGTTATCGAGAGTGCTAAGAAAATGGGCGTAGAGGTCTAA
- a CDS encoding F0F1 ATP synthase subunit epsilon, giving the protein MKTIKVSVVTPDGPVYESDVEMVSTKAQSGELGILPGHIPMVAPLQIGAVRLKNGGKTDFVAVSGGFLEVRPEQVTILAQSAEQAEEIDVERAVRAKQRAEQRLNEQKRENIDFRRAELALQRAINRIEVSERKF; this is encoded by the coding sequence ATGAAGACGATTAAAGTCAGTGTTGTTACTCCCGATGGCCCGGTGTATGAATCAGATGTGGAAATGGTAAGCACAAAAGCTCAAAGCGGTGAGCTTGGAATTTTACCTGGACACATTCCAATGGTTGCACCGTTACAAATTGGAGCCGTTCGTTTAAAAAACGGCGGAAAAACTGATTTCGTCGCAGTCAGCGGCGGATTCCTGGAAGTTCGTCCGGAGCAGGTAACGATATTAGCGCAATCTGCTGAGCAGGCAGAAGAAATTGATGTAGAGCGTGCCGTTCGTGCGAAACAGCGTGCTGAACAGCGCCTGAATGAGCAGAAGCGTGAAAACATTGATTTTCGCCGTGCAGAGCTTGCACTTCAGCGTGCAATTAATCGGATCGAAGTTTCGGAAAGAAAGTTCTAA
- the atpA gene encoding F0F1 ATP synthase subunit alpha, which translates to MSINAEEISALIKKQIENYQSEIQVSDVGTVISVGDGIARAHGLDNVMAGELVEFSNGVMGMAQNLEENNVGIIILGPFTEIREGDEVRRTGRIMEVPVGEELIGRVVNPLGQPVDGMGPINTTKSRPIESPAPGVMDRKSVHEPLQTGIKAIDALVPIGRGQRELIIGDRQTGKTSVAIDTILNQKDQDMVCIYVAIGQKESTVRNAVETLRKQGALDYTIVVTASASQPAPLLYLAPYAGVTMGEEFMYNGKHVLVVYDDLTKQASAYRELSLLLRRPPGREAYPGDVFYLHSRLLERAAKLSDAKGAGSITALPFIETQAGDVSAYIPTNVISITDGQIFLQSDLFFSGVRPAINAGLSVSRVGGSAQIKAMKKVAGTLRLDLASYRELESFAQFGSDLDKATQAKLNRGARTVEVLKQDLNKPLKVEKQVAILYALTRGFLDDIPVQDIRRFESEFLSWLDHNRKDLLDHIVATKELPSDDDMASAINDFKKTFAVSE; encoded by the coding sequence ATGAGCATCAATGCTGAAGAAATCAGTGCGCTGATAAAAAAGCAAATCGAAAACTATCAGTCGGAAATTCAAGTGAGTGATGTAGGTACGGTTATCTCTGTTGGTGACGGTATCGCTCGTGCTCATGGCCTCGACAATGTCATGGCTGGAGAACTTGTTGAATTTTCAAACGGCGTTATGGGTATGGCACAAAACCTTGAAGAAAATAACGTCGGTATTATCATTTTAGGACCATTTACAGAAATCCGTGAAGGCGATGAAGTACGCCGTACGGGCCGCATCATGGAGGTACCGGTTGGTGAAGAACTAATCGGCCGCGTAGTAAACCCTCTTGGACAGCCAGTAGATGGCATGGGACCAATCAACACAACAAAATCACGTCCAATTGAAAGCCCGGCACCAGGTGTTATGGATCGTAAATCTGTACACGAGCCGCTTCAGACAGGCATCAAGGCGATTGACGCTCTTGTGCCAATCGGCCGCGGACAGCGTGAGTTAATCATCGGTGACCGTCAAACAGGTAAAACATCCGTTGCAATTGATACAATCCTGAACCAAAAAGATCAGGATATGGTATGTATCTATGTAGCAATCGGACAAAAAGAATCTACTGTTCGTAATGCAGTAGAAACACTTCGTAAGCAGGGTGCCTTAGATTACACAATTGTTGTAACAGCATCTGCATCACAGCCTGCTCCATTGCTATACTTAGCTCCTTACGCTGGTGTAACAATGGGTGAAGAGTTCATGTACAACGGGAAGCACGTTCTTGTTGTGTATGATGACTTAACAAAGCAAGCTTCTGCTTACCGTGAGCTTTCATTGCTATTGCGCCGTCCTCCAGGCCGTGAAGCATATCCAGGGGACGTATTCTACTTGCACAGCCGCTTGCTTGAGCGCGCTGCGAAGCTAAGCGATGCGAAAGGTGCAGGTTCAATCACTGCGCTTCCATTTATCGAAACACAAGCAGGGGACGTATCTGCTTATATTCCAACAAACGTTATCTCAATCACTGACGGACAAATTTTCCTTCAGTCAGACCTATTCTTCTCCGGTGTACGTCCGGCGATCAACGCAGGTCTTTCTGTATCACGGGTAGGTGGATCTGCACAGATCAAAGCAATGAAAAAGGTTGCAGGTACACTGCGTCTTGACCTTGCTTCATACCGTGAACTTGAATCTTTTGCCCAGTTCGGTTCTGACCTTGATAAAGCAACACAGGCTAAACTTAACCGTGGTGCCCGTACAGTAGAGGTTCTAAAGCAGGATCTTAACAAGCCGTTAAAAGTTGAGAAGCAGGTTGCAATCCTTTACGCTCTAACTCGCGGCTTCTTAGATGACATTCCTGTACAGGATATTCGTCGTTTCGAATCTGAATTCCTTTCATGGTTAGACCATAACCGCAAAGATTTGTTAGACCATATCGTGGCTACTAAAGAACTTCCTTCTGATGACGATATGGCATCTGCGATTAACGACTTTAAGAAAACTTTCGCAGTATCCGAATAA
- the atpE gene encoding F0F1 ATP synthase subunit C gives MGLLAAAIAIGLAALGAGIGNGLIVSKTVEGMARQPEARGMLQTTMFIGVALVEAVPIIGVVIAFMVIGG, from the coding sequence ATGGGTCTTTTAGCAGCAGCAATTGCAATCGGTTTAGCAGCACTAGGTGCCGGTATCGGTAACGGTCTTATCGTATCAAAAACAGTTGAAGGTATGGCTCGCCAGCCAGAAGCTCGCGGTATGCTTCAAACTACAATGTTCATCGGGGTTGCGTTAGTAGAGGCTGTTCCGATCATCGGCGTAGTTATCGCGTTCATGGTTATCGGCGGTTAA
- a CDS encoding AtpZ/AtpI family protein — protein sequence MRQKDRNPFKAMALMSAILSQLVGSTLIGIFAGRWLDSKAGTEPLFLLVGLFIGLGAGIYAMLRLIQHFFTGE from the coding sequence ATGCGTCAAAAAGACCGCAACCCATTTAAGGCGATGGCCTTAATGTCCGCCATTCTTTCTCAGTTAGTAGGTTCCACGCTCATTGGCATTTTCGCCGGAAGGTGGCTTGACAGCAAGGCAGGAACAGAGCCGTTATTCCTATTGGTCGGTTTGTTCATTGGACTGGGCGCCGGGATTTACGCCATGCTTCGCTTAATCCAACATTTCTTCACAGGAGAATGA
- the atpB gene encoding F0F1 ATP synthase subunit A: MHHEAPIVDFLGLNFNLSNVLMITVASAIVFIIALLSTRRLAMKPTGMQNFFEWIMDFVKNIINSTMDWKTGGRFHILGLTLIMYIFVSNMLGLPFAITYDHTLWWKSPTADPVITLTLAAMVVGLSHYYGVKLKGVGEYGRDFIRPMPFLFPLKIIEEFANTLTLGLRLYGNIYAGEILLTLLVGGLAHAGVGGMLAAILPTLVWQGFSIFVGSIQAFIFCMLTMVYMAHKVSHDH; encoded by the coding sequence TTGCATCATGAAGCTCCTATAGTGGACTTTTTAGGATTGAATTTTAACTTATCAAACGTACTGATGATTACAGTGGCAAGTGCTATTGTTTTCATTATTGCTTTGCTTTCAACCCGTCGATTGGCCATGAAACCAACGGGGATGCAAAATTTCTTCGAATGGATTATGGATTTTGTTAAGAATATCATTAACAGCACGATGGACTGGAAGACAGGCGGAAGATTCCACATCCTTGGATTAACCCTGATCATGTATATCTTTGTTTCAAACATGCTCGGACTTCCGTTCGCAATCACTTATGATCACACTTTATGGTGGAAATCGCCGACAGCCGATCCTGTTATCACATTAACATTAGCGGCAATGGTTGTTGGGCTTTCGCATTACTATGGCGTAAAGCTTAAAGGAGTAGGAGAATACGGCCGGGATTTTATCAGGCCAATGCCTTTCTTGTTCCCATTGAAAATCATTGAAGAGTTTGCAAACACTCTGACGTTGGGACTTCGTCTTTACGGTAATATCTATGCAGGTGAAATCCTGCTGACATTGCTTGTCGGAGGACTGGCTCACGCCGGTGTAGGCGGAATGCTTGCAGCAATCCTGCCGACACTTGTATGGCAAGGATTCTCAATCTTTGTCGGATCTATCCAGGCATTCATTTTCTGTATGTTAACAATGGTTTATATGGCACACAAAGTGAGCCATGACCATTAA
- a CDS encoding LysM peptidoglycan-binding and 3D domain-containing protein, which yields MKKYFYYLLTALTIWSTAGASAYAEEVTVNKGDTLWSIAQKHEVTVQDIKNWNGLAGDLIHPNDKLDVSPEEIYIVKSGDTLWNIAKTYGITVHNLKKWNQLNSDVIKPGLELIIYKNGSAKEIKSKTVVKAANTGQPVAEAGKNLTVTATAYTASCEGCIGITKTGVNLIDNPDAKVIAVDPDVIPLGSKVFVEGYGYATAEDIGGGIKGNEIDVFIPATPDAMQWGRKEVKVTILN from the coding sequence ATGAAAAAATATTTTTATTATCTGCTCACAGCTTTAACCATCTGGAGTACAGCAGGTGCGAGCGCATATGCAGAAGAAGTAACTGTAAACAAAGGGGATACCCTTTGGTCCATAGCACAAAAACATGAAGTGACCGTTCAGGATATTAAAAACTGGAATGGTCTAGCCGGGGATTTGATTCATCCAAATGATAAACTCGATGTTTCACCTGAAGAAATATACATAGTAAAATCCGGTGATACACTATGGAATATTGCCAAAACATACGGTATTACAGTACATAACCTCAAAAAATGGAATCAGCTAAACTCAGACGTTATTAAACCCGGTTTAGAGCTTATCATCTATAAAAATGGCTCTGCGAAGGAAATAAAATCTAAAACAGTTGTAAAAGCCGCTAACACAGGACAGCCTGTAGCTGAAGCAGGCAAAAACCTGACTGTCACGGCAACTGCCTATACAGCCAGCTGTGAAGGATGCATCGGCATTACTAAAACAGGAGTAAATCTTATTGATAACCCGGATGCAAAAGTTATTGCGGTGGATCCGGACGTAATTCCTTTGGGTTCTAAAGTATTTGTAGAAGGATACGGGTATGCTACTGCCGAGGATATTGGCGGAGGAATTAAGGGAAATGAAATTGATGTGTTTATTCCTGCCACACCAGATGCCATGCAATGGGGAAGAAAAGAGGTAAAAGTTACGATTCTGAATTAA